In Rissa tridactyla isolate bRisTri1 chromosome 8, bRisTri1.patW.cur.20221130, whole genome shotgun sequence, one genomic interval encodes:
- the LOC128913425 gene encoding acyl-coenzyme A synthetase ACSM4, mitochondrial-like — protein MRPFIKSWIPQCLWILRTSCRLFHGCNRLFTSQIISYYDSINQYEKELPEYFNFAGDVLDEWSQLEKNGRRPANPAFWWVNDEGEEVKWSFEELGFLSRKAANILSEACGLQRGDRVIAVLPRVPEWWLLSVACMRTGIVFIPGTSQLTAKDILYRLQASKAKCIITNDTLAPAVESVMPDCQFLKSKLIVAKGSRDGWLNLKELFAVTSADHKCVKTRSQDPMLIYFTSGSTGSPKMVVQSHSSYGIGFATSGRYWMNLTPSDIMWNTADTGWVKSAWSSVFAPWICGSCVFVHNMPQFKPTVIAETLSRYPITTFCTAPTAYRMLVQHDLSSYEFMSLKHCLSGGEPLNPEVMAKWKIQTGLDIYEGYGQTETVTICATMKGMKIKPGSLGKAVPPYDVQIIDDHGAILPAGEEGNIAIRIQPTRPFCLFTEYLDNPEKTAASVCGNFYVTGDRGVMDEEGYVSFVGRADDIINSSGYRIGPFEVESALIQHPAVLESAVVSSPDPIRGEVVKAFIVLTPAFVSHDPEKLTHELQQHVKKVTAPYKYPRKVEFVLGLPKTATGKIQRKVLRNREWGKV, from the exons ATGAGACCATTTATTAAATCATGGATTCCTCAGTGTTTGTGGATTCTCAGGACGTCTTGCAGATTATTCCATGGATGCAACAGGCTTTTTACATCTCAGATTATTTCATATTATGACTCTATAAACCAGTATGAAAAGGAACTGCCAGAATATTTCAATTTTGCAGGTGATGTCTTAGATGAGTGGTCGCAACTGGAAAAg AATGGAAGACGACCAGCAAATCCAGCTTTTTGGTGGGTAAATGATGAAGGAGAAGAGGTGAAGTGGAGCTTTGAAGAGTTAGGATTTCTATCTAGGAAAGCAGCTAATATACTTTCTGAGGCATGTGGTTTGCAGAGAGGAGACAGAGTTATAGCAGTTCTGCCTCGTGTTCCTGAATGGTGGCTACTCAGTGTAGCCTGTATGCGAACAG GAATTGTCTTTATTCCAGGAACATCCCAATTAACAGCCAAAGACATCTTATACCGACTTCAGGCTTCAAAGGCCAAGTGCATCATTACCAACGATACACTGGCACCCGCAGTGGAATCTGTCATGCCTGACTGCcagtttctgaaaagcaaactaaTTGTAGCCAAAGGGAGCAGAGATGGGTGGCTGAACCTCAAAGAACTATTTGC GGTGACATCTGCGGACCATAAATGTGTCAAGACAAGGAGTCAAGACCcaatgctgatttattttactAGTGGAAGTACAGGCTCTCCAAAAATGGTGGTGCAGTCCCACAGCAGTTATGGCATTGGATTTGCAACCAGTGGCAG GTACTGGATGAACTTGACTCCTTCAGATATAATGTGGAATACTGCTGATACTGGATGGGTAAAATCAGCTTGGAGCAGTGTTTTTGCACCATGGATCTGTGGATCTTGTGTCTTTGTACACAATATGCCACAGTTTAAACCAACAGTTATTGCAGAG actCTCTCAAGGTACCCCATCACTACCTTTTGCACTGCTCCCACTGCCTACCGCATGCTGGTCCAACATGATCTGAGCAG CTACGAGTTCATGAGCCTGAAACACTGTTTGTCTGGAGGGGAACCACTCAATCCTGAAGTGATGGCAAAGTGGAAAATCCAGACAGGGCTGGATATCTATGAAGGTTATGGCCAGACTGAAACG GTAACAATATGTGCCACtatgaaaggaatgaaaattaaaCCTGGCTCTTTGGGAAAAGCTGTTCCCCCTTATGATGTGCAG ATCATAGATGACCATGGGGCTATTCTGCCTGCGGGAGAAGAAGGCAACATTGCCATCCGAATTCAACCTACGCGACCATTCTGTCTGTTCACTGAGTACTTG GATAATCCAGAGAAAACTGCTGCCTCCGTGTGTGGAAATTTTTATGTCACTGGGGACAGAGGGGTTATGGATGAAGAAGGATATGTCTCGTTTGTTGGAAGAGCTGACGATATAATTAATTCTTCTGG GTATCGTATTGGCCCATTTGAAGTCGAAAGTGCATTAATACAACACCCTGCAGTCCTGGAGTCAGCTGTTGTCAGCAGTCCTGATCCAATTCGAGgggag GTAGTCAAAGCCTTCATTGTTTTAACTCCTGCTTTTGTATCACACGATCCCGAAAAATTAACTCATGAGCTTCAGCAACATGTCAAGAAGGTGACTGCACCTTACAAGTATCCAAGGAAG GTGGAGTTTGTTCTGGGTCTGCCAAAGACAGCTACTGGGAAAATCCAGAGAAAAGTTTTAAGGAACAGAGAGTGGGGAAAAGTGTAA
- the LOC128913422 gene encoding acyl-coenzyme A synthetase ACSM3, mitochondrial-like, giving the protein MKRIYPSQFSIYTIHRKQTLKCLWTLKPPSRTFRGHHRLFASDVYSQYESVRRGKQEIPKYFNFASDVLDKWSEIEKAGKRPSNPAFWWISGKGEEVKWSFEELGFLSRKVANVLTKVCGLQKGDRIVVILPRIPEWWLVNVACMRAGVVLIPGISQLSAKDILYRLQASKAVGIITDDTLAPTVDSVASECQFLKTKLMVSKGSREGWLNFTDLYKNQSADHSCVKTRIQDSMTIFFTSGTTGSPKMTEHSQGSLGFRPLLSERYWLDLTPSDVIWSTADTGWIVTSLASVFDPWVFGSCIFIHKLPQIESAAILNTLCRFPVDALVGAPTLFRMLVQNDLSKYKFMNLRHCISGGEPLNPEVMEQWKSKTGLDIHEIYGQTETGIICSGFKGMKIKPGSMGKAAPFYDVQIIDKNANILPPGQQGEIAVRSKPIRPLGLFSEYVDNPKKTAESQRGDFYVTGDRGTVDEDGYFHFIGRDDDIIISSGYRIGPFEVESALIEHPAVAETAVVSSPDPLRGEVVKAFVVLSPTFSSTDLESLARDLQEHVKKTTAPYKYPRKVEFVQELPKTVTGKIKRNELRNKEWGRM; this is encoded by the exons ATGAAGAGGATCTACCCCAGCCAGTTCTCAATCTATACCATCCACAGGAAACAG ACTCTAAAATGCTTGTGGACTCTGAAGCCTCCCAGTAGGACTTTCCGTGGACACCACAGGCTGTTCGCCTCTGATGTATATTCACAGTACGAGTCAGTCAGGCGAGGCAAACAGGAAATACCAAAGTACTTCAACTTTGCAAGTGACGTATTGGACAAATGGTCTGAGATTGAAAAG GCTGGAAAGAGACCATCAAACCCTGCCTTTTGGTGGATaagtggaaaaggagaagaagtGAAGTGGAGCTTTGAAGAGCTGGGGTTCCTGTCTCGGAAAGTGGCCAATGTGCTGACTAAAGTATGTGGACTGCAGAAGGGGGACAGAATTGTTGTGATTCTGCCGCGAATCCCAGAATGGTGGCTGGTGAATGTGGCTTGCATGCGAGCAG GAGTTGTCTTAATTCCAGGAATATCTCAGTTATCAGCCAAAGACATATTATATCGACTCCAGGCGTCAAAGGCCGTGGGCATCATTACTGATGACACACTGGCTCCTACCGTGGACTCGGTGGCATCTGAGTGTCAGTTTCTGAAAACCAAGCTAATGGTGTCCAAAGGCAGTAGGGAGGGATGGCTGAACTTCACTGACCTGTACAA AAACCAATCTGCTGACCATTCCTGCGTCAAAACAAGGATTCAAGACTCAATGACTATCTTCTTTACCAGTGGAACCACAGGTTCTCCAAAGATGACTGAACATTCCCAGGGTAGTCTTGGTTTCCGACCCCTTTTAAGTGAAAG GTACTGGTTGGATTTGACTCCCTCAGACGTGATATGGAGTACAGCTGACACTGGATGGATAGTGACTTCACTGGCATCTGTTTTTGATCCCTGGGTTTTTGGATCATGCATCTTTATACATAAGCTACCACAGATTGAATCAGCAGCCATCCTAAAT ACTCTCTGCAGATTCCCTGTTGACGCGCTGGTTGGTGCTCCAACATTGTTCCGCATGCTGGTGCAAAATGATCTCTCCAA ATACAAATTCATGAACCTGAGGCACTGCATTAGTGGAGGGGAGCCACTCAACCCAGAAGTCATGGAGCAGTGGAAAAGCAAGACTGGGCTGGACATCCATGAAATATATGGCCAGACTGAAACG GGAATAATCTGCTCTGGTTTTAAAGGAATGAAGATTAAACCTGGGTCAATGGGGAAGGCAGCTCCCTTTTATGATGTTCAG ATCATAGACAAAAATGCTAATATTCTGCCTCCAGGACAACAGGGGGAAATTGCTGTCAGAAGCAAACCTATAAGACCACTTGGTTTATTCTCTGAATATGTA GATAACCctaagaaaactgcagaaagtcAACGTGGGGATTTTTATGTCACTGGAGATAGAGGGACTGTGGATGAAGAtggatattttcattttattggaaGAGACGATGACATCATCATTTCTTCAGG ATATCGCATTGGGCCATTTGAAGTAGAGAGTGCCCTGATAGAGCACCCAGCAGTAGCAGAAACAGCTGTTGTCAGCAGCCCAGATCCCCTTAGAGGAGAG GTTGTGAAAGCATTTGTGGTCCTGTCCCCCACCTTTTCATCCACTGACCTGGAGAGCTTAGCCCGTGACTTGCAGGAACATGTCAAGAAAACTACTGCTCCATATAAATACCCTAGAAAG gtGGAATTTGTCCAAGAGCTGCCAAAGACAGTCACTGGGAAGATCAAGAGGAATGAATTAAGAAACAAAGAGTGGGGACGAATGTAG